Proteins from one Penicillium digitatum chromosome 2, complete sequence genomic window:
- a CDS encoding Heat shock protein DnaJ, N-terminal, protein MSDDDQDFLESLEKEASEYSKDVEIDRIRKAFSLDSYAVLDLQPGVTEKDIKVQYRKISLLIHPDKTKNPAAPDAFDRLKKAQTALLDEKQREYLDECISDARRLLIREHKYTLDSPELKTEEFKVEWRKKTVSVLLEEEARRRRQLKARLQEEGREQRKEEEELEARKRKRDNDKKWEDTREERIGSWRDFQKGRKPGGDEKKKKKKMKVLG, encoded by the exons ATGTCGGACGACGACCAGGATTTCCTCGAATCTCTTGAGAAAGAGGCCTCCGAGTATAGCAAG GATGTCGAGATCGACCGCATTCGCAAGGCATTCAGCCTCGATTC CTACGCCGTCCTGGATCTCCAACCTGGTGTTACAGAAAAAGACATCAAGGTCCAATACCGGAAGATCTCACTGCTGATCCACCCAGACAAGACCAAGAACCCCGCTGCTCCAGATGCATTTGATCGACTCAAGAAAGCACAGACCGCTCTTCTAGATGAGAAGCAACGCGAATACCTGGACGAATGTATCTCCGACGCGCGCCGCCTGTTGATCCGCGAACACAAGTACACACTCGACTCCCCCGAGCTGAAGACCGAAGAGTTTAAGGTCGAGTGGCGGAAGAAGACGGTTTCAGTACTattggaagaagaagcgcgACGCCGGCGACAGCTCAAGGCGCGCTTGCAGGAGGAAGGTCGTGAGCAACGcaaggaagaggaagagcttGAGGCGCGCAAGCGGAAGCGtgacaatgacaagaagtGGGAGGATACACGGGAAGAGCGCATTGGTAGCTGGCGGGATTTCCAGAAGGGGCGCAAACCTGGTGGtgacgagaagaagaaaaagaagaagatgaaggtgTTGGGCTGA
- a CDS encoding protein kinase has protein sequence MSTHPNRSQMDQHLYISTIDAEPLHRYRQGGYHPVTLWECLKAGRYKVLHKLGWGGYSTVWAARDQREQTYVAVKISVAETEYNGDTRELQTLKVLASHHPRPKHTVHMLDDFDLKGSNGSHKCLVYELLGPNVPDIIDANFSDGRLPGKLAKIIAKQCLIGLDSLHQRKIGHGDLHTRNLAFAMPYIDDLTEERFIEMLGKPEVGYVQKRDGKCLEAGVPEYVVKPASYENHSWNLAQDVKIIDFGESFLHTAPPKTLHTPLSLRAPEVIFQDHIDYRVDLWSMGCMLFELFVGQPPFDTFLITPTILVGQMREMATDEIPERWQDKWNTMNTGDVMATESTGPNLQEWLEEVYFDGPLSPDLTREDIRDKFLMTLGLMSDPMTNSHYTMKTSSIFKPACRK, from the exons ATGTCTACCCATCCAAACAGGAGTCAGATGGACCAGCACCTCTATATTTCTACCATTGACGCTGAGCCACTTCATCGCTATCGACAAGGCGGTTACCACCCAGTCACTTTGTGGGAATGCTTGAAAGCTGGAAGGTATAAGGTGTTACATAAACTAGGGTGGGGAGGCTACTCGACAGTTTGGGCGGCGAGAGATCAAAG GGAACAGACGTATGTTGCTGTCAAAATTTCTGTTGCAGAAACTGAATATAATGGGGACACACGAGAGCTCCAAACTTTGAAAGTGCTTGCATCTCATCACCCTCGTCCGAAGCATACGGTACACATGCTCGATGACTTCGATCTAAAGGGCTCAAATGGATCTCATAAATGCCTAGTTTATGAGCTTCTAGGTCCCAACGTTCCAGATATAATTGATGCAAATTTTTCAGATGGAAGACTTCCTGGCAAGCTCGCCAAAATCATTGCAAAGCAATGTTTGATCGGACTCGATAGTTTGCACCAACGAAAGATTGGGCATGGAG ATCTGCATACCCGCAATTTGGCCTTCGCTATGCCTTACATAGACGATTTAACAGAAGAACGGTTTATCGAGATGCTAGGAAAACCAGAAGTTGGCTATGTCCAAAAACGCGACGGGAAATGCCTGGAAGCCGGCGTGCCCGAATATGTTGTGAAACCTGCCTCATACGAGAATCACTCTTGGAATCTGGCTCAGGATGTCAAAATAATCGACTTCGGAGAGTCATTCTTGCACACTGCTCCCCCTAAAACACTACACACACCTTTATCTCTTCGGGCACCGGAAGTTATATTTCAAGATCACATTGATTATCGTGTTGATTTGTGGAGCATGGGCTGCATG CTCTTTGAACTGTTCGTGGGCCAGCCACCTTTCGACACATTCTTAATAACACCCACAATCCTTGTTGGCCAAATGCGAGAGATGGCAACTGATGAAATACCTGAAAGATGGCAAGATAAATGGAATACGATGAACACAGGGGACGTCATGGCCACAGAAAGCACCGGGCCCAACTTGCAGGAATGGCTGGAAGAAGTATACTTTGATGGCCCGCTGAGTCCCGATCTCACACGAGAGGACATA CGAGACAAGTTCTTGATGACCCTTGGTTTAATGAGTGACCCCATGACAAATAGTCATTACACCATGAAG ACTTCTTCGATTTTCAAGCCTGCGTGCCGAAAATGA
- a CDS encoding Allantoate permease produces the protein MSRPGPEQTATTPPVNGVTTTTPPELPDLPEEPPATAEEPPATAEEPPATAEEPPATTEEPPATTEEPSATAEEPPIITVPPDIADSPITAAPERRI, from the exons atgtcacg acccggtcctgagcagaccgctaccaccccgcctgtgaacggagtcactacaaccactccacctgaactgccagatctgccagaagaaccgcctgctaccgctgaagaaccgcctgctaccgctgaagaaccgcctgctaccgctgaagaaccgcctgctaccactgaagaaccgcctgctaccactgaagaaccgtctgctaccgctgaagaaccgcctattatcactgttccgcccgacattgccgattcgcccatcaccgctgctcctgaaagaAGAATCTGA
- a CDS encoding FAD synthetase, putative, translated as MTEPTAKNAAYRPQDHLKPFPLLSPTTSEPLRASSPSNQEAESNQNGTAHTKKQPPNDSTSDETIPPLPTVIARIHARVQAFLSESHAPDTLLASVQRQTRISLEVVSTALQQYKLSELSVSYNGGKDCLVLLILFLAGLHPSRVRNDSHPTTASVNDTNPSPADLEAEAQIAAATVIPAIYALPPDPFDAVEDFVVSSAEAYHLAITKYTTAPPDSTLRSSFEDYLARQPGIRAIFVGTRRTDPHGAQLTHFDRTDGGWPDFVRVHPVIDWHYAEIWAFIRHLDLKYCLLYDEGYTSLGGTSDTHPNPRLRTGAQADGQYLPAYQLTEDLEERLGRN; from the coding sequence ATGACTGAACCGACTGCAAAGAACGCGGCTTACCGGCCGCAGGATCATCTTAAGCCATTTCCACTACTGTCACCAACAACATCCGAGCCATTGAGAGCATCAAGCCCTTCCAACCAAGAAGCCGAGTCGAACCAGAATGGAACAGCCCACACCAAAAAACAACCCCCCAATGACTCAACCAGCGACGAAACGATCCCTCCTCTCCCCACTGTGATCGCGCGCATTCATGCCCGCGTTCAAGCCTTCCTAAGCGAATCTCACGCCCCGGACACGCTGCTAGCCTCCGTGCAGCGACAAACGCGCATCTCGCTAGAAGTAGTCAGCACGGCGCTGCAGCAATACAAGCTCTCGGAACTCTCCGTCTCCTACAACGGCGGCAAGGACTGTCTAGTCTTGCTAATTCTGTTTCTGGCCGGGTTGCATCCATCTCGCGTCCGCAATGACTCACACCCCACCACCGCAAGCGTAAATGATACAAACCCCTCCCCCGCAGACCTCGAGGCCGAGGCCCAGATAGCCGCCGCGACAGTCATCCCGGCGATCTATGCGCTCCCGCCTGATCCCTTCGATGCGGTCGAAGACTTTGTTGTTTCCTCTGCTGAAGCTTATCATCTCGCCATAACAAAGTACACGACTGCACCGCCGGATTCGACGCTCCGCTCTAGCTTTGAGGATTATCTGGCGCGCCAACCTGGGATCCGGGCAATATTTGTTGGTACGCGTCGGACGGATCCGCACGGTGCGCAACTGACGCACTTTGATCGGACGGATGGGGGTTGGCCTGATTTTGTGCGCGTGCATCCCGTGATTGATTGGCATTATGCGGAGATTTGGGCGTTTATTCGTCATCTGGATTTGAAATATTGTTTGCTTTATGATGAAGGATATACCAGTCTTGGCGGAACGTCTGATACCCATCCTAATCCGAGATTGCGGACTGGGGCACAGGCTGATGGACAGTACCTTCCTGCTTATCAACTCACTGAGGATCTGGAGGAGAGACTTGGGCGTAATTGA
- a CDS encoding RNA binding protein MSSP-2, putative: MHAQGSQHTSSSGSGSGQTSSSQPGNYHQSEPRTPFGPRYQQSTNPSSRKSSVAGLTNLFNLQNSRPKFNGPKSTAPVQLNANMDWSNTNRAYNSPFILVPNSTVFNGIPTVSSFVPNGVSGQTDQMGQFSYLPTGVYPNVNPVVTGGYSSWPYMMNYDISDGTTNKQATWTTTEGHKGAQGENTGQIHYYPSALVSGMDGGSMSGYSYGGVVPSQLGALSLPLQMMKTPNGYVVQDLEALTQQEPAIPRAVPAMWTNPSELTLAKCLENREGITNVYIRGFLPETTDEMLHAYAARFGKIERCKAIVDLDTSLCKGFGFVQYYSFESCENCIRGFFYLGYQASFAQKSRNSRLKDLEDKSSTNIYCTNIPIDWTEADLRRHFEPWRVVSEKISRDEKTGVSKEVGFARFENRDVAEKVLMEFHNATKNDGVKLLLRFADTKAQKILKQQSNERRAYRAGEYNYSVEVVQGSTPSPGVKRGSHLTPNSQVSYTSPAGVGSNWTPATSISPCHPHMKNPSSSARSSSLSSRSLNALDHTPAYRSRALSLSRRSYTDLSGGSSKTVIAGSPTMGPRKENIRAGSLSPASSSSPMIILSPARSCT; encoded by the exons ATGCACGCCCAGGGCTCTCAGCACACGAGctcctctggctctggctctggtCAGACATCTAGCTCCCAGCCTGGAAACTACCACCAGAGCGAACCTCGTACACCCTTTGGCCCCAGGTACCAGCAATCCACTAATCCGAGTTCCCGTAAAAGCAGTGTTGCAGGCCTGACCAATCTTTTCAATCTGCAAAACTCTCGCCCCAAGTTCAACGGCCCCAAGAGCACCGCGCCAGTTCAATTGAACGCAAATATGGATTGGTCGAATACTAACCGTGCGTACAACAGCCCCTTTATCCTGGTTCCCAATTCCACCGTTTTCAATGGCATTCCGACCGTCTCTTCCTTTGTCCCCAACGGTGTCTCTGGCCAAACTGATCAGATGGGTCAGTTCTCCTACCTCCCAACGGGAGTTTATCCCAACGTCAACCCGGTGGTCACTGGTGGATATTCATCGTGGCCCTATATGATGAACTACGACATCAGTGATGGGACAACCAACAAGCAAGCTACATGGACGACAACTGAAGGCCACAAGGGAGCTCAGGGAGAGAACACTGGTCAAATCCATTACTATCCTTCTGCCCTTGTTTCTGGCATGGATGGCGGTTCCATGTCTGGCTACTCTTATGGAGGGGTGGTTCCTTCCCAGCTTGGGGCACTCTCGCTTCCCCTCCAAATGATGAAGACCCCGAACGGATACGTCGTTCAAGACCTGGAGGCTCTTACTCAACAAGAGCCTGCCATCCCACGCGCGGTGCCTGCCATGTGGACCAACCCGTCTGAGCTGACACTCGCCAAGTGTCTGGAGAACCGCGAGGGTATAACCAATGTCTATATCCGAGGATTTTTGCCCGAGACCACTGATGAAATGTTGCACGCCTATGCAGCCCGTTTCGGGAAGATTGAGCGTTGTAAGGCGATCGTGGACTTGGACACTAGTCTTTGCAAAGG ATTCGGTTTTGTTCAGTACTACAGCTTCGAGTCGTGTGAGAACTGCATTCGTGGTTTCTTTTACCTCGGCTACCAAGCCAGCTTTGCCCAGAAATCTCGCAACTCTCGCCTCAAGGATCTGGAGGACAAGTCTTCTACCAATATATACTGTACTAATATTCCAATCGATTGGACAGAAGCT GATCTGCGTCGCCATTTCGAGCCATGGCGTGTTGTTTCGGAGAAAATCAGTCGCGATGAGAAGACAGGTGTGAGCAAGGAAGTGGGATTTGCACG CTTCGAAAATCGTGATGTTGCCGAAAAGGTTTTGATGGAATTCCACAACGCCACCAAAAACGATGGGGTAAAGCTGCTTCTGCGCTTTGCTGATACCAAGGCCCAAAAGATTCTGAAGCAGCAGAGTAACGAACGTCGTGCTTACCGTGCCGGAGAGTATAACTACTCGGTTGAAGTGGTTCAGGGATCTACTCCATCTCCTGGGGTGAAACGTGGCTCTCATCTTACTCCAAACTCTCAAGTCAGCTACACCTCTCCAGCTGGAGTGGGCTCTAACTGGACCCCAGCAACCTCGATATCTCCATG CCACCCACACATGAAGAATCCATCCAGCAGTGCACGGAGCAGTTCCTTGTCGTCTCGGAGCCTCAACGCTCTTGACCACACACCCGCTTATCGCAGTCGAGCCTTGTCCCTGAGCCGTCGCTCTTACACTGATCTCTCCGGTGGTTCTTCCAAGACTGTCATTGCGGGCTCACCGACTATGGGGCCTCGTAAAGAGAACATCAGAGCTGGATCTCTATCCcccgcttcttcttcttctcccatgATCATTCTCTCCCCGGCTCGCTCGTGCACTTAA
- a CDS encoding Putative 3-hydroxyisobutyrate dehydrogenase, translated as MFLPRRSTCFHASAVDLRGWPSSKARAFSTTMHRDATWGFVGLGKMGYHMANNLRAKIPASDTLIVRDVNEDVMKRFAAEAWETAQSNGACPNECQVEIAQNAREVAEKSVVMVTSLPESQHVSDVFHSILKHGPLPPLEQERLFIDASTIDPVTSKDIANTIHTTQTGRFVDAPVSGGVVGARAGTLSFMFGASSQSDEMLERIRSVLALMGKKAWHLGEPGAGVSGKLANNYILALNNIATAEAMNLGVRWGLEPKALAEMINSSTGRCWPSEINNPVPGVVETSPASHGYEGGFGVSLMHKDLRLALAAAEQSNTPLALGTQAREVYQAVEEEHRGKDFSVVYKWLQEKSQ; from the exons ATGTTTCTCCCGCGGAGGTCGACTTGCTTCCATGCGTCTGCAGTGGATCTCCGAGGCTGGCCGTCCAGCAAGGCCCGAGCTTTCTCCACAACTATGCACCGTGATGCAACGTGGGgttttgttggattggggAAAATGG GTTACCATATGGCCAACAACTTGCGCGCCAAGATCCCTGCATCTGACACCTTGATCGTGCGCGACGTCAACGAAGATGTTATGAAACGATTTGCTGCAGAGGCTTGGGAGACTGCACAGAGCAATGGTGCGTGCCCCAATGAATGCCAAGTCGAGATCGCTCAGAATGCGCGCGAGGTGGCCGAGAAATCG GTAGTCATGGTAACCAGTCTCCCGGAGTCTCAACATGTTAGCGATGTATTCCACTCTATCCTCAAACATGGGCCGCTGCCACCGCTCGAGCAGGAGCGTCTGTTTATTGACGCATCTACCATTGACCCTGTCACATCCAAGGATATTGCAAACACCATCCACACCACGCAAACCGGTCGCTTCGTGGACGCCCCCGTATCAGGAGGCGTGGTTGGTGCTCGTGCGGGAACGTTGTCATTCATGTTCGGCGCCTCTTCGCAATCAGATGAAATGCTTGAGCGTATCCGCAGTGTGCTCGCTTTAATGGGTAAGAAGGCCTGGCATCTTGGTGAGCCCGGTGCCGGCGTGTCTGGCAAGCTCGCCAATAACTACATTTTGGCTCTGAACAATATCGCTACTGCCGAGGCTATGAACCTCGGTGTTCGCTGGGGACTCGAGCCGAAGGCCTTGGCAGAAATGATCAATTCTTCTACCGGTCGTTGCTGGCCCTCTGAAATTAACAATCCCGTTCCAGGTGTTGTTGAGACATCCCCTGCGTCGCATGGGTATGAGGGCGGATTCGGGGTGAGTCTCATGCACAAGGATCTTCGCTTGGCTCTTGCGGCTGCCGAGCAGTCTAATACTCCTCTTGCCCTGGGTACCCAGGCTCGCGAGGTTTATCAGGCTGTGGAGGAAGAGCATCGTGGCAAGGATTTCTCGGTGGTATACAAGTGGTTACAGGAGAAGTCTCAATAA